The following proteins are encoded in a genomic region of Cyclonatronum proteinivorum:
- the tnpA gene encoding IS200/IS605 family transposase produces the protein MGQSLILFYAHIVFSTKNRAPMISDDIREELHSYLGGICKENGCIPIKIGGTNDHVHILCRMSKQLSLSKLIQALKANSSKWVKTKGVSSQSFAWQSGYGAFSVNPQQVDVISKYILNQEEHHKKRSFKEEYLKILKKYNVEYDHRYIWD, from the coding sequence ATGGGTCAATCGCTGATTTTATTTTATGCTCACATTGTATTTAGCACAAAGAACAGAGCCCCAATGATTTCCGATGATATTCGGGAAGAGCTTCATTCTTATTTGGGCGGTATTTGCAAGGAAAATGGCTGTATTCCAATAAAAATTGGCGGAACAAATGATCATGTTCATATTCTGTGCCGGATGTCTAAACAGCTATCTTTGTCTAAGCTAATCCAAGCTCTCAAAGCAAACTCATCGAAATGGGTAAAAACTAAAGGGGTTTCAAGTCAATCATTTGCATGGCAAAGTGGATATGGTGCATTTTCTGTCAATCCGCAGCAGGTAGATGTTATATCAAAATATATTTTAAATCAGGAAGAGCATCATAAGAAGAGGTCCTTCAAAGAAGAATACCTGAAAATTCTGAAGAAATACAATGTTGAATATGACCACAGGTATATTTGGGATTAG
- a CDS encoding MFS transporter yields MSIHRNERVERVYEILTEDDQRTCEAIPESACKEVPGNFMLNALNGASTKLAEQIASPSLVLPWLLGAMGAPPSLSGFLVPLYKGGSLIPQLAVSGQIRQFALRKWFWVGAGTVQGIALLLMAASALLLDGLYGGIAVLTLLLIFSVGSGVGSVSFKDVMAKTIPKGKRGTLLSIRATAGGALSLGAGFVLHRFVGEGESIGLYVWLLLIAAGLWLTAALLFAFMREEKGATDGARHALQEARAGWQVLKEQPMFARLVIARGLLLSVMLVIPFYALLAREVTGTAVSSLGIFVITSSLAMVLSSYIWGRFADRSSRLVMAAGGVVGIAGCALALTFLMLPESWQNPWAFSLVFFIGGLAQAGTRLGRKTYLVDAAPAKERPLYVAVSNTLIGLITLSSAVLGFIADLFGTPWLIGFFALIMLAGTLTAYSLPEAENMVKTPN; encoded by the coding sequence ATGAGTATTCATCGAAATGAGCGGGTAGAGCGCGTGTATGAAATCCTCACGGAAGATGATCAGCGTACCTGCGAGGCGATACCTGAAAGCGCTTGTAAGGAAGTACCGGGTAATTTCATGCTCAACGCCCTCAACGGCGCCTCGACCAAGCTGGCGGAGCAAATTGCGAGTCCTTCGCTTGTGCTGCCCTGGCTGCTCGGCGCGATGGGCGCACCGCCGAGCCTGAGCGGTTTTCTGGTGCCCCTGTACAAAGGCGGATCGCTCATTCCGCAGCTTGCGGTATCCGGACAAATCCGTCAGTTCGCCCTGCGGAAATGGTTCTGGGTCGGTGCGGGCACGGTGCAGGGTATCGCCCTGCTACTCATGGCGGCATCAGCCTTGTTGCTTGACGGCCTCTACGGCGGCATAGCCGTGCTAACGCTGCTGCTCATTTTCAGCGTAGGAAGCGGCGTCGGCTCCGTCAGCTTCAAGGATGTGATGGCGAAAACCATCCCCAAAGGCAAGCGCGGCACTCTGCTCTCGATTCGCGCAACGGCAGGCGGCGCACTCTCCCTGGGCGCGGGATTTGTGCTGCACCGTTTTGTTGGAGAAGGGGAAAGCATCGGACTCTACGTGTGGCTGCTGCTCATCGCAGCAGGTTTGTGGCTGACCGCGGCCCTGCTGTTCGCCTTCATGCGCGAAGAAAAAGGCGCGACCGATGGCGCCCGTCACGCCCTGCAGGAAGCCCGCGCCGGCTGGCAGGTTTTGAAAGAGCAGCCCATGTTCGCCCGGCTTGTCATCGCACGCGGACTCCTGCTCAGCGTGATGCTTGTCATCCCGTTTTACGCCCTGCTCGCCCGGGAAGTCACCGGCACAGCCGTGAGCAGTTTGGGGATTTTTGTCATCACGAGCAGCCTCGCGATGGTGCTGAGCAGCTACATCTGGGGCCGCTTCGCCGACCGCTCGAGCCGTCTCGTGATGGCTGCCGGTGGCGTCGTCGGCATCGCAGGCTGCGCGCTCGCCCTCACTTTTCTGATGCTGCCCGAAAGCTGGCAAAATCCGTGGGCATTCTCGCTGGTCTTCTTCATCGGCGGCCTCGCGCAGGCCGGCACCCGCCTGGGCCGCAAAACCTACCTCGTTGATGCCGCGCCCGCCAAAGAGCGGCCGCTTTACGTCGCCGTCAGCAACACCCTGATCGGCCTCATCACCCTCAGCTCGGCTGTCCTCGGCTTCATCGCCGACCTCTTCGGCACCCCCTGGCTCATCGGCTTCTTCGCCCTCATCATGCTGGCCGGCACCCTCACCGCCTACAGCCTCCCCGAAGCCGAAAACATGGTAAAAACCCCAAATTGA
- the ade gene encoding adenine deaminase, translating into MHKISGQIVDVVNQRMYPGTIHAEGGKIVEIIPQDIAPQRFIMPGFVDAHIHIESSMLVPSAFARLAVTHGTVATVSDPHEIANVCGMAGVQFMIDDGKTVPLKFCFGAPSCVPATGFETAGAVLDTAAVRELLAQPDIYYLAEMMNWPGVLCKDPEVMAKIEAARELGKPVDGHAPGLRGDQARSYAAAGMSTDHECFTREEALDKIAAGMKILIREGSAAKNFDALISLFETHPEMLMFCSDDKHPDDLVLGHINALVARAVALGYPLFDVLHAACVAPVQHYGLPVGLLQPGDPADFIITNNLEIFKVTETWIQGEPVFADGQVLFPKVQAGLLNNFVSYTVKPEDFEKESAGSLFPVIQAIDGELITRKEMRVLPKLGNLVQPDLKNDILKMTVVNRYQKAKPAVAFIQNFGIKNGAIASSVGHDCHNIIAVGTSDEDLARVVNLVMEAKGGIAAVHGEQEDLLPLPVAGIMTNAPGEDVGEAYERLTRIARDMGSTLKAPYMLISFMALLVIPSLKLSDKGLFDGDSFTFVDW; encoded by the coding sequence ATGCATAAAATTTCAGGGCAGATTGTTGATGTCGTGAACCAGCGGATGTACCCCGGCACCATTCACGCAGAGGGTGGAAAAATTGTTGAGATCATACCGCAGGATATTGCGCCGCAGCGGTTTATCATGCCTGGATTTGTGGACGCACACATCCATATTGAAAGCTCCATGCTGGTGCCTTCCGCTTTCGCGCGGCTCGCGGTGACGCACGGTACAGTGGCGACGGTCTCTGACCCGCACGAAATTGCGAACGTGTGCGGCATGGCGGGCGTGCAGTTTATGATTGATGACGGCAAAACCGTGCCCCTGAAATTTTGCTTCGGCGCGCCATCCTGCGTGCCTGCGACCGGTTTTGAAACTGCGGGCGCCGTGCTCGATACCGCTGCCGTTCGGGAACTGCTCGCGCAGCCTGACATCTACTACCTTGCGGAAATGATGAACTGGCCCGGTGTGCTCTGCAAGGACCCGGAAGTCATGGCCAAGATTGAGGCCGCCCGGGAGCTGGGCAAACCGGTTGACGGGCACGCGCCGGGTCTCAGGGGCGATCAGGCGCGCAGCTATGCCGCAGCGGGCATGAGCACCGATCACGAGTGCTTTACCAGGGAGGAAGCCCTTGATAAAATTGCGGCGGGCATGAAAATCCTAATCAGGGAGGGGAGCGCGGCCAAAAACTTCGACGCGCTCATCAGCCTGTTTGAGACCCATCCCGAAATGCTGATGTTCTGCTCCGACGACAAACACCCGGATGACCTCGTTCTGGGGCATATCAACGCGCTGGTGGCGCGGGCGGTCGCTCTGGGATATCCGCTGTTTGATGTGCTGCACGCGGCCTGTGTCGCGCCGGTTCAGCATTACGGGCTGCCTGTGGGACTGCTGCAGCCGGGCGATCCCGCCGATTTCATCATCACCAACAATCTTGAAATATTCAAGGTGACCGAAACCTGGATTCAGGGCGAGCCGGTTTTCGCGGACGGGCAGGTGCTGTTTCCGAAGGTGCAGGCCGGACTCCTGAATAATTTCGTGAGCTATACCGTGAAGCCCGAAGATTTCGAGAAGGAAAGCGCAGGAAGCTTGTTCCCGGTCATTCAGGCCATCGACGGCGAGCTCATCACCCGGAAAGAAATGCGGGTGCTGCCAAAACTCGGGAATCTCGTGCAGCCCGATCTGAAAAATGATATTCTGAAAATGACGGTGGTCAACCGCTACCAAAAAGCGAAACCGGCAGTCGCGTTTATTCAAAATTTCGGGATCAAAAACGGGGCGATTGCCTCATCGGTCGGGCATGATTGTCACAACATCATCGCAGTGGGCACTTCCGACGAAGATCTCGCGCGGGTCGTCAATCTCGTGATGGAAGCCAAAGGCGGCATCGCGGCGGTTCACGGGGAACAGGAAGACCTGTTGCCGCTGCCGGTCGCGGGCATCATGACCAACGCGCCGGGCGAAGATGTGGGCGAAGCCTACGAGCGCCTCACCCGCATCGCACGCGACATGGGCAGCACCCTCAAAGCACCCTACATGCTGATTTCCTTCATGGCGCTGCTCGTAATTCCCTCCCTCAAACTCAGCGACAAGGGCCTGTTCGACGGGGATAGTTTCACCTTTGTGGATTGGTAA
- a CDS encoding amidohydrolase family protein, whose product MTARIRKALIITGFAAFAYGSLFLDFIGDDNLPEPKIYVSVMIKQFYSGWTSSILLFFFFLTSPSLLFAQANGETLVLQDVAVLTMATDQIEEGRTLIIRDGFIEWMGPADSAEIPEEATIIEGPLFVMPGLAEMHAHIPPRMRGRQHMEDTLVLYLANGITTIRGMLGEEAHLELREKAAHHEIVSPRIFTSGPSFNGNSVTSEEQGREMVRQQHAAGYDLLKFHPGLNVAFFDAVTEEANALGIEFSGHISHAVGLERSLAAGKGSIDHLDRYMEFLAGNPADREDPPIIYFGYDLAFDADPSRMQEAALITRDAGVWNVPTNTLLENVFNPELTPEIMMQWPGMAFISKPTAENWANFVRQTRASEVYDEEQARQFLNLRLQLTRTLHLEGAGLLLGADAPQIFNPPGFSVHRELGLLAQAGLSPFEALETGTVNVAEYLGESEIAGRIAPGFRADLVLLRANPLQTFPFGDQIEAVIREGHHFSRETLDELLEGIRERAGN is encoded by the coding sequence TTGACCGCAAGAATCCGCAAGGCTTTGATAATCACCGGCTTTGCAGCTTTTGCTTACGGCAGTCTTTTTTTGGATTTTATAGGGGATGACAACCTGCCCGAACCTAAAATCTATGTTAGCGTTATGATCAAGCAATTCTACTCAGGCTGGACATCTTCCATCCTGCTTTTTTTCTTTTTCCTGACTTCCCCCTCTCTCCTTTTCGCACAGGCCAACGGCGAAACCCTTGTTTTGCAGGATGTGGCTGTGCTGACCATGGCCACCGATCAGATTGAAGAAGGTCGGACCCTCATTATCCGCGACGGTTTTATTGAGTGGATGGGACCGGCTGATTCAGCTGAAATACCGGAAGAGGCCACCATCATTGAGGGACCGCTTTTTGTGATGCCCGGTTTGGCTGAAATGCACGCGCATATTCCGCCGCGCATGCGTGGCCGGCAGCACATGGAGGACACGCTGGTGCTGTACCTCGCCAACGGCATTACGACCATTCGTGGGATGCTGGGTGAAGAAGCGCACCTCGAGCTACGCGAAAAAGCGGCCCATCATGAAATTGTGAGTCCGCGCATTTTTACATCTGGCCCGTCTTTCAATGGTAATTCCGTGACCTCGGAAGAACAAGGGCGCGAAATGGTGCGTCAGCAGCACGCCGCCGGATACGACCTCCTCAAATTTCACCCCGGTCTGAATGTGGCCTTTTTTGACGCGGTAACGGAGGAAGCAAACGCCCTCGGAATCGAATTCAGCGGACATATTTCCCATGCCGTAGGCCTTGAGCGAAGTCTCGCCGCGGGCAAAGGCTCCATTGATCACCTCGACCGCTACATGGAGTTTCTGGCCGGAAACCCTGCCGACCGCGAAGATCCGCCCATCATTTATTTCGGCTACGACCTCGCTTTTGATGCAGACCCATCCCGCATGCAGGAAGCCGCCCTCATCACCCGCGATGCCGGTGTTTGGAACGTGCCGACCAACACCCTGCTTGAAAACGTGTTCAATCCGGAGCTCACTCCCGAAATCATGATGCAGTGGCCGGGCATGGCGTTCATCTCAAAGCCAACCGCTGAAAACTGGGCCAACTTTGTGCGTCAGACCCGCGCGAGTGAGGTGTATGATGAAGAACAGGCGCGTCAGTTTTTAAACCTCCGGCTACAGCTCACCCGCACGCTGCATCTTGAAGGCGCCGGACTCTTGCTTGGTGCGGATGCCCCGCAAATCTTCAACCCGCCGGGATTCTCCGTTCACCGCGAGCTTGGCCTTTTGGCGCAAGCAGGCCTCTCCCCTTTTGAAGCCCTCGAAACCGGGACCGTAAACGTAGCAGAATATCTTGGTGAAAGCGAAATAGCCGGTCGCATTGCGCCCGGTTTTCGGGCCGATCTCGTGCTGCTTCGCGCCAATCCGCTGCAAACCTTTCCCTTCGGCGATCAGATTGAAGCCGTAATCCGTGAAGGCCATCACTTCAGCCGGGAAACGCTTGATGAGCTGCTCGAAGGCATTCGCGAGCGGGCGGGGAATTAA
- a CDS encoding nitroreductase family protein — MTDENVQSTQISFSFRKLPDPEMQQRASDFYELMSRRRTVRDFAPEPIPEGVLELAIRTAGTAPSGANKQPWHFCVVQDAEVRTKLRTAVEAEEKENYERRFSGEMKEDLASLETNFSKPYLTNAPGLIVVFKENFRLKDGIRRKNYYVNESVGIACGMLIAALHNAGLMTVTHTPNPMKFLNDMLNRPANETPVMVLPVGFPAATCTVPDIKRKGVQEILSYI; from the coding sequence ATGACAGACGAAAACGTACAATCAACCCAAATCTCCTTCTCTTTCCGCAAACTTCCCGACCCGGAAATGCAGCAGCGCGCATCAGATTTCTACGAGCTGATGAGCCGCCGTCGCACGGTGCGGGATTTCGCGCCTGAGCCGATCCCGGAGGGTGTGCTTGAGCTGGCCATCCGAACTGCGGGAACAGCTCCGTCAGGCGCAAACAAACAGCCCTGGCATTTTTGTGTCGTTCAGGATGCAGAAGTACGCACAAAGCTTCGAACTGCAGTAGAGGCGGAAGAGAAGGAAAATTATGAGCGGCGTTTTTCGGGTGAAATGAAGGAAGACCTTGCGAGCCTTGAAACCAATTTTTCAAAACCGTATCTCACGAACGCCCCCGGACTGATTGTCGTGTTCAAGGAAAACTTCAGGCTTAAGGACGGCATCCGCCGCAAAAACTACTACGTGAATGAGTCGGTTGGCATCGCCTGCGGGATGCTGATTGCCGCGCTGCACAACGCGGGGCTCATGACCGTAACGCACACCCCAAACCCCATGAAATTTCTCAACGACATGCTCAACCGGCCCGCTAACGAGACCCCGGTCATGGTTCTTCCCGTAGGGTTCCCGGCTGCAACTTGTACGGTGCCCGACATCAAGCGGAAGGGGGTACAAGAAATTTTGAGTTATATTTAA
- a CDS encoding NAD-dependent epimerase/dehydratase family protein has product MAKKALLIGATGLIGSHLLSYLLDAEQYDTVAVVGRRSTGVKHPKLVEHICDFASMNRHPEIFACDDFYNCMGTTIKKAGSKDAFREVDYTYPLAAANLALAGGAKSCWLVSSIGADITSSIFYLKTKGEVEKAFAEAGFDRTIIFRPAGLLGKRNEFRLKETVGIGFMKLISPLLVGGLKKNRPIEAQHVAYVMAHQPVNHVKGSRVFESHEIQQIYDSMMMGCRYME; this is encoded by the coding sequence ATGGCAAAAAAAGCACTTCTAATTGGCGCAACCGGCCTGATCGGCTCTCATTTACTCTCTTACTTACTCGACGCTGAACAATATGACACCGTTGCCGTTGTCGGGCGTCGTAGTACCGGCGTAAAACATCCCAAACTTGTGGAACATATTTGTGACTTTGCGTCCATGAATCGTCACCCGGAAATTTTCGCCTGCGATGACTTCTACAACTGTATGGGCACAACTATCAAAAAAGCCGGTTCAAAAGACGCTTTTCGGGAAGTAGATTATACCTACCCGCTCGCAGCTGCCAATCTTGCACTCGCAGGCGGCGCAAAATCATGCTGGCTCGTCAGCTCAATTGGTGCCGATATAACTTCATCCATCTTTTACCTGAAAACCAAAGGCGAGGTAGAAAAGGCCTTTGCGGAAGCAGGTTTCGACCGCACCATCATTTTTCGTCCCGCTGGTCTCTTAGGCAAGCGGAATGAGTTTCGACTCAAGGAAACCGTAGGCATTGGCTTCATGAAGCTCATTTCGCCCCTGCTCGTTGGCGGGCTCAAAAAGAACCGGCCCATCGAAGCACAGCATGTCGCCTACGTAATGGCCCATCAGCCGGTCAATCACGTGAAAGGCAGCCGGGTTTTCGAAAGCCACGAAATCCAGCAAATCTACGACAGCATGATGATGGGCTGCCGGTATATGGAGTAA
- a CDS encoding DUF6850 family outer membrane beta-barrel protein: MMYSYTDPNKLVCCLFPLLFAGLMFCMVQPAAAQFQLIEMNPARKIIFTQASADTLAGIFREARNPAGLRQSGLSEKSLIYIGSGVEAGSFRQIQQANRLIYGTFNAEGTQQLNEWYVSGKVNLSRGISEGVQFFGRAPVPTFNPYQWADTTGGNWTNNLVRLSGAVGSPLLNDRFTFGFSAEYDVKQGARQNVERPLFQYSRYRFTAGSVYKLSPRNEAAFHAFWGEGKQENEIGFFNQLNTFVLLKRGIGTFSQTSFNSASRTYSSFETGGGIQLVRTQERFLISAALSYEYLEEDAVTGISNPVQAGLWQQQNLAISNAIVFLQSHTRHELRFRGSVILGEGTDPILNGVNTEAWFTETNLQWSRLNTQNGQKIGLGIHFLRYTMNDRVSVSEQLHSRLALDGLLSASLIRDQLHLVYQPSFSVPLENDLLFKNANIVIDQIFAADQNFLEQSVISNQLSISYRFISGRSRVGLGFRVLNQTGFGSNNRMFSRHRTTGGFFLLVQS, translated from the coding sequence ATGATGTATTCCTATACAGATCCTAATAAGCTTGTTTGCTGCCTGTTTCCTTTGCTTTTTGCGGGGTTGATGTTTTGTATGGTACAACCTGCTGCGGCTCAGTTTCAGCTAATTGAAATGAATCCGGCTCGAAAAATTATTTTCACGCAGGCTTCTGCTGATACCCTGGCCGGAATTTTCAGAGAAGCGCGGAATCCGGCTGGTCTCCGTCAATCAGGATTAAGCGAAAAAAGTCTGATATATATTGGCTCAGGTGTTGAGGCTGGAAGCTTCAGGCAGATTCAGCAGGCTAACAGATTGATCTACGGTACCTTCAATGCAGAGGGTACACAGCAACTGAACGAATGGTACGTATCCGGGAAGGTAAATCTGAGCAGAGGTATTAGCGAAGGCGTTCAGTTTTTTGGTCGCGCACCGGTGCCTACTTTTAATCCCTACCAATGGGCAGATACAACCGGTGGGAACTGGACAAATAATCTGGTCAGGCTGAGCGGAGCAGTGGGTTCCCCATTACTAAATGACAGGTTTACCTTCGGATTTTCTGCGGAGTATGATGTCAAGCAAGGCGCCAGGCAGAACGTAGAGCGGCCTTTGTTTCAGTATAGTCGCTATCGATTTACTGCGGGCTCTGTTTATAAACTCTCACCCCGAAATGAAGCGGCATTTCACGCTTTTTGGGGAGAAGGAAAACAGGAAAATGAAATCGGTTTTTTTAACCAGCTAAACACTTTTGTTTTACTCAAGCGTGGGATAGGGACTTTTAGTCAAACATCTTTCAATTCGGCAAGCAGAACTTACAGCTCATTTGAAACGGGGGGAGGAATTCAGCTGGTCAGAACTCAAGAACGGTTCTTAATTTCAGCTGCTCTAAGTTACGAATACCTGGAAGAAGACGCTGTTACGGGTATCAGCAATCCTGTTCAAGCCGGTTTGTGGCAACAGCAAAATCTTGCTATTTCAAATGCGATCGTATTTTTGCAGTCTCATACCAGGCATGAGCTGCGTTTTCGGGGATCAGTAATTTTGGGGGAAGGAACTGATCCAATACTGAATGGCGTAAACACGGAGGCATGGTTTACAGAAACAAATCTGCAATGGAGTCGCTTAAATACACAAAACGGCCAAAAAATCGGACTCGGAATACATTTTTTACGATACACTATGAATGACCGTGTATCGGTATCGGAGCAGCTTCATTCACGATTAGCTTTGGACGGATTGTTGTCTGCTTCACTCATCAGAGACCAACTTCATTTGGTATACCAGCCTTCCTTTTCTGTTCCTCTGGAGAATGACTTGTTGTTCAAAAATGCCAATATTGTTATTGATCAGATATTTGCTGCAGATCAAAATTTTTTAGAGCAGTCAGTGATCTCTAACCAATTGAGTATAAGCTACAGGTTCATTTCTGGAAGAAGCCGGGTAGGATTAGGATTTCGCGTATTGAACCAAACAGGTTTTGGAAGTAATAATAGGATGTTTTCCCGGCACAGAACAACTGGTGGTTTTTTCCTCCTCGTTCAAAGCTGA
- a CDS encoding DUF4876 domain-containing protein, translated as MKKLSAGLVLLIAAFAGFFVTSCDTNSGVSSIEVRFQVAFPEFYAEPFAENAEVSLTSIERNETTVQTTDENGFTVFGNLIPGRYDIRAELSLTADQAFDLTGTAEEITLSVSLNNENLIESNVDPILLQLRGSVLGNFVFKEVYYTGSKTPAGGNYFNDQFHEIFNNSTEVLFADGLYIADVFGPAGQINPTTQPTPFQFDQDHVYLNSVWRVPGSGTDHPIQPGGSFIIAQTAQDHRDNPDLNPNSPVNLGDADFETYNQRDDDRDIDNPNVLNMERIYFTGGFTWLVPVFGPALVIFRVDDFDALELVPVPDASPAFPPRVKLPIELVIDSFEALQNPQSGDFKRLPLQLNPGFVSASGTYTAESARRLTDRIIDGRRILRNTGDTGEDFEIIPTPTPRSFD; from the coding sequence ATGAAAAAACTATCCGCCGGTCTGGTACTGCTTATTGCAGCTTTTGCCGGCTTCTTCGTAACCTCCTGTGATACCAACTCAGGTGTAAGCAGTATAGAAGTAAGATTTCAGGTCGCTTTTCCTGAATTCTATGCTGAACCCTTTGCTGAAAATGCAGAAGTAAGTTTGACCAGTATCGAAAGAAATGAGACCACCGTGCAAACCACGGATGAAAATGGTTTTACTGTTTTCGGTAACCTCATACCAGGCCGCTATGATATTCGGGCAGAGCTGAGCCTTACAGCTGATCAGGCTTTTGACCTGACAGGTACAGCAGAAGAAATAACGCTTAGTGTTTCTCTGAACAATGAAAACCTCATTGAAAGTAATGTTGATCCGATTTTGCTGCAGCTTCGGGGTTCCGTACTTGGCAATTTTGTGTTTAAAGAAGTTTATTATACCGGTTCAAAAACACCAGCCGGCGGCAATTACTTCAATGATCAGTTTCACGAGATCTTCAACAATTCAACAGAAGTCCTTTTTGCGGATGGCCTGTACATTGCGGACGTCTTTGGTCCCGCAGGTCAGATCAATCCTACAACTCAGCCTACGCCCTTTCAGTTTGATCAGGATCATGTGTACCTGAATAGTGTATGGCGTGTCCCTGGCAGCGGAACCGACCATCCGATTCAGCCCGGAGGAAGTTTCATCATAGCCCAAACGGCACAAGATCACCGCGACAATCCCGATCTGAATCCTAACAGCCCCGTCAACCTGGGTGACGCCGACTTTGAAACTTACAACCAAAGAGATGATGATCGTGATATCGATAACCCGAATGTGCTGAACATGGAGCGGATTTACTTCACTGGCGGCTTTACATGGCTCGTTCCGGTCTTCGGTCCGGCACTTGTCATCTTCAGGGTTGATGATTTTGATGCCCTTGAGCTTGTTCCGGTACCTGACGCTTCCCCGGCATTTCCCCCAAGGGTCAAATTGCCCATCGAGTTAGTGATTGATTCTTTTGAAGCACTGCAAAATCCACAAAGCGGTGATTTTAAGCGTTTGCCACTTCAGCTGAATCCCGGTTTTGTTAGTGCATCCGGTACCTATACCGCAGAAAGTGCAAGAAGGCTAACAGATCGTATTATTGACGGGCGCCGTATCCTCCGGAATACCGGCGACACAGGTGAAGATTTTGAAATTATTCCTACACCTACGCCCCGCAGCTTTGATTAA